The genomic DNA TGGCAGACGGCTCACATGCCTCGCGACGAGTGGAACGATAGCACTCAGCAGGTGTTGGCGGAGTTGTTGGAGCGGATTCCGCGCGAGCGACTGACCGCGGCGATCGGAGCTTCGGCATCCGAGGAGCGTCGCGAGCTGAACCGTTCGATCTGGCGGATCGTCAAGCGTTGGGTTCGGCGTCAGCGGCACGCCCCGTTGGACGATTTCGACACTCCCGGCGTTGTCGACGATCAATCGTCGCGCGTCGACGACCAGATCGAACAGGTCTTGCGCGTCGCTTCGACTCAGTTGAGCGACCAGCAGCGGCGGATCATCGAGCTGCTGAAAGAGGGTCTAACAGTAGCCGAAATCGCGGGGCGAATGGATCTGACGCCCAGCCGGATCAGCAACGAGAAGCATCGCGCGATCAAGCAGATCCGTCGCTATCTGTGCGACGCTGCGTAAGTCGCCGTTCTCTGCACGGCTGTGGTCGGATTCGATCGCAGCGTCTTCAT from Rosistilla carotiformis includes the following:
- a CDS encoding sigma-70 family RNA polymerase sigma factor, with translation MKQKPGSPHISRFAAVAVTALICSSGETASARSAPASESNAIQQIERYCSKSWQTAHMPRDEWNDSTQQVLAELLERIPRERLTAAIGASASEERRELNRSIWRIVKRWVRRQRHAPLDDFDTPGVVDDQSSRVDDQIEQVLRVASTQLSDQQRRIIELLKEGLTVAEIAGRMDLTPSRISNEKHRAIKQIRRYLCDAA